A window of bacterium genomic DNA:
TTTTCGTCTCGGATCTATCATTTCGCTTGCTCCAGGTTAGGCGTAAAGGCCGGCTGCAGATGGGCGGGCTTGGCAAAAAGCCGCCTCTTTTTATCCGTCGTGCGAAACCTGGCGTTGCTTATGATCAGAGTTCTTTCATCGCTTGGCGCATTTTGTCTAACGTTTCATCGATATCCGCCGGCTGATGAGAGTAGGAGATGAACCAGCGCACGTTGGCGAACACACCCTTTTTAAAGAGCAGAGAATAGAAACGGTTGTACATGGATTCGGCCTGCGGCTCCGGAACAGTAAACGCGATGGTCTGACTGACCTCCAATCCGTACATGACGGCGGGAATGCTGAATTCGCGACAGATCTCAGCAAAGCCCTCGCGAAGCCGCCGGCCCATGGCATAAAGATGATCGTGTACTTTTTCCGTACGCATGACCTCCAGGGTGGCGCAGCAGGCCGCCATAGACAAAGTTTCACCGGCATAGGTCGTGGTGAGAATGGTCTTTTCCAATGCGTTCATCGCCTCTTTTTTGCCGGCAAAGGCCGAAAGCGGATAGCCATTGGCCAGGGCCTTGGCAAAGGCGGAAAAGTCGGGGATAACGCCGTAGTAACTCGGCGCGCCGCCCGGAGCCATGCGGAAGCCGGTCAGGATTTCATCAAAGATCAACAGGCTGCCGTATTGGTCGCAGAGACTGCGGCACCGGGCCACAAAGGCCTGACCCAAGTCCTTACCCCAGTCGTATGGCTCGATGATCAGACAAGCGATCTGCGGTCCGAGTCGTTCGAATATTTTTTCCATGCTCGAGATGTCGCCATAGGCGGTCTCATGCACCCATTGCGAAATGCCGGAAGGGACGCCTGCAT
This region includes:
- a CDS encoding aminotransferase class III-fold pyridoxal phosphate-dependent enzyme — encoded protein: MTSANLRHYDQTIEKIPWATQTNAKRYNPAWKPMPPFIDRAKGCRLWDLDDKEYIDYRCSLGPIILGHQYPAVESAVMTQMKKGVLFSMASPIELETADQILRTIGWADQVRFMKTGNDACISCVRLSRSLTGRDHIVSVGYHGFHDWFVTTWTHAGVPSGISQWVHETAYGDISSMEKIFERLGPQIACLIIEPYDWGKDLGQAFVARCRSLCDQYGSLLIFDEILTGFRMAPGGAPSYYGVIPDFSAFAKALANGYPLSAFAGKKEAMNALEKTILTTTYAGETLSMAACCATLEVMRTEKVHDHLYAMGRRLREGFAEICREFSIPAVMYGLEVSQTIAFTVPEPQAESMYNRFYSLLFKKGVFANVRWFISYSHQPADIDETLDKMRQAMKEL